The genomic segment TCTTCCACCTCGGCGACCCGCTGCTCGTACCCCTGCGCGTCGCACTCGCGGACCAACTGCCGCACGCGCGGCCGGTCCCCGCGGCCGGTGACCCGCTGGACGGCGCACTGCGCATAGCGGCGGATATCGCCGAGGGCCGGTTGCGGCTGCCGCTCGACCCTCGCATGCTCTCGGTCCACGGTGCGGGTGACCATGAAGAAGGCGACAGTTGACCTCTACGTAATTCATCAGACAAAAACGGACTTATACCGCCCACCTGCACCCTCCCCGAACAGGGATGGCCCGCAAGCCAGTAGCATGCGGGCGCATGAGCTCCCCCACTGGGCCCGCATCCGGCCTGCCTGTACGAATGCCGCGCCCCCGTCAGCCGGGCCGGCACCGCCGTCCGGAGCCCGTCGCGGCTCCTGAGGGCGCGCCCGCACTTGTCCTCGCCGTGCCGGGCGCCCCCAGCACCACCATGCGCGGCCTCGCCGAGGAGGTCGTGAGCATCGCCCGCTCCGAGCTGCCCGGCCTCGACGCCCGCATCGGATACCTCGACGGTGAGGAAGACGCCACCGTCACGTCGTTCCCCGAGTTCCCCTCGCTGCACTCCGTGCTCGCGCGCGCGGCCGCCGAGCGCACCGCCCGCGTCGAGCGCGCGCGTGCCGCTGGCGCCGAGGTGGCCGACCCCGAGGGTCCCGTCGCGGTCGTCGTGCCGCTGCTCGCGGGCCCCGACGCCGCGCTGATGCGGCGCCTGCGGCAGGCCGTCGTGGACAGCCGTGCCGCCGCCGAGCTGACGGACGT from the Streptomyces venezuelae genome contains:
- a CDS encoding sirohydrochlorin chelatase, whose protein sequence is MSSPTGPASGLPVRMPRPRQPGRHRRPEPVAAPEGAPALVLAVPGAPSTTMRGLAEEVVSIARSELPGLDARIGYLDGEEDATVTSFPEFPSLHSVLARAAAERTARVERARAAGAEVADPEGPVAVVVPLLAGPDAALMRRLRQAVVDSRAAAELTDVLGPHPLLAEALHVRLSEAGLARADRARLFTVATAADGIVLATVGGEEAVQAAGITGMLLAARLAVPVMAAALDEEGAIAATAEQLRGSGSTQLALAPYLIGPELDSALLEAAAKEAGLSVAEPIGPYPAIGKLALAKYTTTLGITPQPSGAPAH